In a genomic window of Wyeomyia smithii strain HCP4-BCI-WySm-NY-G18 chromosome 1, ASM2978416v1, whole genome shotgun sequence:
- the LOC129717502 gene encoding tektin-3-like isoform X1 has translation MLCWEGGSYYDAFPSSQDLHANTFMHSSRKSSVPLPWSSTTHATHNMEQISGPPARTGTCYQTPRSHPWRPTMGYEAVQVTPLHEQPVTNVLVASSYSPSAMCSDPVTFPNLVTGFERNPQHAARAALYTRYTPNEWTTSNVTTYADADKNRNYAEKVRSEAVRLMRETDEKTSQGQRDAARRLGERITDITFWRNELSTELEKLIAESAQLTDTKRNVQKALQDLEPPLHIAQECLYHREGRKSIELVHDHVEKSLLVEVDNLRSCQEKLSQLLTRITKQLADCRAAQHSLEDDISHKESALGIDSLCHQLNNYSRGINYYGGIEKYDPTVSTPGTWSGSSSTRINNSHSERAKSCQLRSDAESLINAVATSVWDCWSNTNNAFNNRSSEMLEAKSKMQLHLHKTQQEIFDVEKHIELLRKAINDKSNPMKVAQTRLEARAHRPGIEMCRDNAHLRLVEEVCHIQDSVSTLHRKLQEAEAQHQQLLKTKSQLENNLKQKVDALFIDREKCMGLRRSFPVNNTIKY, from the exons CCGTGGAGTTCAACAACTCACGCCACCCACAACATGGAGCAAATTTCCGGTCCTCCGGCGCGAACCGGAACCTGCTATCAAACGCCGCGCTCCCATCCGTGGCGTCCAACAATGGGTTACGAGGCGGTACAGGTTACTCCGCTGCACGAGCAACCCGTCACAAATGTCCTCGTAGCTTCTTCCTACTCTCCGTCGGCCATGTGCTCAGATCCAGTCACATTTCCAAATCTTGTGACCGGCTTCGAACGTAACCCACAGCATGCTGCCCGTGCTGCTCTCTACACCCGCTACACACCGAACGAGTGGACGACCTCGAACGTTACCACCTACGCCGATGCGGACAAAAATCGCAACTACGCCGAAAAAGTTCGCTCGGAAGCGGTTCGACTTATGCGCGAAACGGACGAAAAAACCTCTCAAGGTCAACGAGATGCAGCcagacgattgggcgaacgaaTAACCGACATAACATTCTGGAGAAATGAACTATCGACCGAGCTGGAGAAATTGATTGCCGAATCTGCCCAGCTCACGGATACGAAACGAAATGTTCAAAAAGCATTGCAAGATTTGGAACCGCCACTGCATATTGCCCAAGAATGTTTATACCATCGCGAGGGACGCAAAAGCATCGAATTAGTTCACGATCATGTCGAAAAGAGTTTGCTAGTTGAAGTGGATAACCTGCGATCCTGCCAGGAGAAGCTATCTCAGTTGCTAACTCGCATTACCAAACAGTTGGCCGATTGTCGGGCAGCTCAGCACTCACTGGAGGACGATATAAGCCACAAGGAATCGGCACTAGGCATCGATTCATTATGCCATCAG CTGAACAACTACAGCCGCGGGATTAATTACTACGGTGGTATTGAAAAATATGATCCGACTGTTAGCACGCCCGGCACGTGGTCCGGTTCGAGCAGCACTCGCATTAACAA CTCCCACTCGGAACGGGCCAAATCCTGCCAGCTGCGGAGTGATGCCGAATCGCTGATCAATGCGGTTGCCACATCCGTTTGGGACTGCTGGAGCAATACCAACAACGCGTTCAACAACCGCTCGTCCGAAATGCTGGAGGCAAAGAGCAAAATGCAGCTGCATTTACACAAG ACCCAGCAGGAAATCTTCGACGTCGAGAAACACATCGAGTTGCTGCGCAAAGCAAtaaacgacaaatccaacccGATGAAGGTAGCCCAGACTCGATTGGAAGCTCGCGCACATCGTCCCGGCATCGAGATGTGCCG TGACAATGCCCACCTTCGCCTGGTGGAGGAAGTCTGCCACATCCAGGATTCAGTCTCCACGTTACATCGAAAACTGCAGGAAGCGGAAGCGCAACACCAGCAACTGCTCAAAACAAAGTCCCAACTGGAGAACAACCTCAAGCAGAAGGTGGACGCTCTGTTTATCGACCGGGAAAAGTGCATGGGATTGCGCCGCTCGTTTCCGGTCAACAACACGATCAAATATTAA
- the LOC129721290 gene encoding regulator of nonsense transcripts 2 — translation MEVSPDSEISPENVESSAAEGDTAAGDDEADRKEIMDYITELSAKYEQKCTLRLQNVAPDRPPESYFSKCDSSLKKNTAFVKKLKQFTASQLDGLLKDMAGLNLTKYISEVSAAIVEAKLKMSDVSPALLLCSKLHQTYADFSTSFHESWQKILHVKAGEKIGNPSKMRVDLRFYAELISVGIFANKVGLPLLGQCLTALISQDKEEHSNLSIILSFCRHCGDEYAGLVPKRVQELSKRFSIPVPSSNLLPADKQNNLRNLLKDYYQTLCDHLKNEHKQLQYAEKSRRRMLESKGEVSSDKKEQIEMLQNSYEKLLSSTETMADLLNESLPELTVEVEPSLTEGTVIDSVVDEQFANLDPWGDEDTRNFYVNLPDLRQFLPNYCGKKEEVIPDEPAITEEVLDMEVEPEADADDGQEVPLSELSETADVEEESTTAPSTPHHHANREYFEAFIANLQNCVNTELIDSAAIDFLLNLNTKNNRKRLVKVLFGVQRTRLDLLPMYGRFVAILNLVSPDLAVELCQMLKVDFKYQIKKKDQINIETKIKVVRYIGELVKFGIYNKIEALFCLKCLLHNFQHHHIEMTCAFLEVCGVYLYNSRESRLRTNVYLEQMMRLKTNTTMDSRHAQQVDTAYYLVKQPEGMRIQRKVRPLIHTYIRHLIFEELNKSNVDKMIKLLRRLNWEDHDTQNYAVKCLSKAYCIRYHLIRSLADLVSGLSSYQEKVVVKVIDAVFEDIRAGLEIHDTKLAQRRIAMAKYLGELYNYRLVESGNVLNTLYSIISLGVSFSHEVPSDVDPPGSLFRLKLVCVLLDTCGQYFTSASSRKRMDYFLIFFQHYYWFKKSDPVFTSEESKDLFPILVDHMYKECFKNLRPKLKLFTSFETAKEAVEGLRKKLYPNLFNVKEDDDRSSLKPIQENETDKEDTVTEDCTSEAFGDSEDDDDENPRIQRDDDEEAVEDELLDEDEDGMNVGLVPDKPSPPEKTIEDMEFEKEFERMATESFLERLKEPVKLNTKDIPIPMTMRSSGTKKTYEQLQENQEKVDTVPFMLMVRGKGKQQQYKSFEAPSDSQLAIYLKDQEQKIKEEHDSVKRLTLNITERLEEEDYQESLLQSQRPPASNKVRLQKPPKFKHPKGAPDVDAIFH, via the exons ATGGAGGTTTCTCCAGATTCAGAAATATCTCCggaaaacgttgaaagttctgCTGCCGAAGGCGATACCGCTGCTGGTGATGATGAAGCTGACCGAAAAGAAATAATGGATTATATTACGGAGCTCAGCGCAAAGTACGAGCAGAAGTGCACTTTACGACTTCAGAATGTTGCTCCTGATCGGCCACCCGAATCTTACTTCTCCAAGTGTGATTCTAGTCTGAAGAAGAATACTGCGTTTGTGAAAAAGCTCAAACAGTTTACTGCCTCTCAGCTAGACGGGCTGTTGAAAGACATGGCCGGATTAAATCTGACCAAATACATATCCGAGGTCAGTGCAGCGATTGTGGAAGCGAAACTGAAGATGAGCGATGTGAGTCCAGCGTTGCTGCTGTGCAGCAAACTTCACCAGACGTACGCCGATTTCAGTACAAGTTTTCACGAGAGTTGGCAGAAAATATTACACGTGAAAGCGGGAGAAAAGATTGGAAATCCCAGCAAAATGCGAGTCGATTTGCGATTTTATGCAGAACTGATTAGCGTAGGAATATTCGCCAACAAAGTCGGTCTACCTTTACTAGGGCAATGTTTGACCGCGTTGATCTCGCAGGATAAGGAGGAACACAGTAATTTATCTATTATACTGTCGTTTTGTCGTCATTGTGGAGATGAATATGCAGGACTTGTTCCAAAACGGGTGCAGGAGTTGTCGAAAAGATTCTCTATTCCGGTACCCAGTTCGAATCTGCTGCCTGCTGACAAGCAGAATAATTTGAGAAACCTTCTAAAGGACTATTATCAAACTCTATGCGATCATTTAAAAAATGAACACAAACAGTTGCAGTATGCGGAGAAATCCCGTCGAAGGATGCTTGAATCGAAGGGAGAAGTGTCCAGCGATAAGAAGGAACAAATCGAAATGCTTCAGAATAGCTATGAGAAGTTACTTTCTTCCACGGAAACGATGGCAGATCTATTGAATGAAAGCCTGCCGGAACTGACGGTTGAGGTTGAACCCAGTCTTACGGAAGGAACTGTCATTGATAGTGTGGTGGATGAGCAATTCGCCAATTTGGACCCTTGGGGAGATGAAGATACGCGTAACTTCTATGTAAACTTACCAGATTTACGACAGTTTTTGCCTAATTATTGCGGTAAAAAAGAAGAAGTGATTCCCGATGAACCTGCCATTACGGAAGAAGTGCTAGATATGGAGGTGGAACCGGAGGCAGATGCAGACGATGGTCAGGAAGTACCACTATCTGAGCTTTCGGAAACAGCAGACGTGGAAGAGGAATCAACAACGGCTCCCAGTACTCCCCATCATCATGCTAATCGGGAATACTTCGAGGCGTTTATTGCGAATCTTCAGAATTGTGTCAATACGGAGCTCATCGATTCCGCTGCTATTGATTTTCTACTCAATCTGAATACGAAAAATAACCGTAAAAGGCTGGTTAAGGTACTGTTTGGGGTTCAGAGAACCCGGCTAGACTTGTTGCCGATGTATGGACGGTTTGTGGCGATTCTTAATCTGGTTTCGCCGGATCTCGCAGTCGAGTTGTGCCAGATGTTGAAAGTCGACTTCAAGTATCAGATCAAGAAGAAAGATCAGATCAACATCGAAACCAAGATCAAAGTGGTGCGATATATCGGCGAACTGGTCAAGTTCGGAATTTACAACAAAATTGAGGCACTTTTCTGCTTAAAGTGTTTGCTGCACAACTTTCAGCATCACCACATCGAGATGACATGCGCGTTTCTTGAAGTGTGTGGCGTTTATTTGTACAATAGTAG AGAGAGTCGTCTTCGCACCAACGTCTATTTAGAGCAGATGATGCGTCTCAAAACGAACACAACGATGGACAGTCGTCACGCCCAGCAAGTGGATACGGCATATTATTTAGTCAAACAGCCGGAGGGCATGCGGATCCAGCGTAAGGTGCGACCGCTTATTCACACCTACATTCGTCATTTAATTTTCGAAGAGCTTAACAAGTCTAACGTGGACAAAATGATCAAGTTGTTGCGACGTTTAAACTGGGAGGATCACGATACCCAAAATTATGCGGTGAAGTGTCTATCGAAAGCCTACTGCATTCGGTACCATTTGATCCGCAGTTTGGCCGACTTAGTATCGGGGTTAAGTTCCTACCAGGAGAAAGTGGTTGTCAAAGTGATCGACGCCGTGTTCGAGGATATCCGAGCGGGACTGGAAATTCACGACACGAAACTCGCCCAGCGGCGAATAGCAATGGCTAAATACCTGGGCGAGTTGTATAACTATCGTCTAGTTGAGTCGGGAAATGTTTTGAACACGCTTTATTCAATTATTTCGTTGGGTGTGAGTTTCAGTCACGAAGTTCCGTCTGATGTGGATCCACCCGGTAGTTTGTTTCGCTTGAAGCTGGTGTGCGTTCTGTTGGACACCTGCGGACAATACTTTACCAGCGCGTCCAGTCGAAAGCGAATGGACTACTTTCTGATATTCTTTCAGCACTATTACTGGTTCAAAAAATCGGACCCAGTATTCACCAGTGAGGAGAGTAAAGACCTGTTTCCTATCTTGGTCGATCACATGTACAAG GAATGTTTCAAAAACCTTCgaccaaaattaaaattgttcaCTAGTTTCGAAACGGCCAAAGAAGCGGTCGAAGGTCTGCGGAAAAAACTTTATCCAAATCTGTTCAACGTGAAGGAAGACGATGATCGAAGCAGTCTCAAACCGATACAGGAGAATGAGACGGACAAAGAGGACACCGTTACGGAAGATTGTACCTCGGAAGCGTTTGGTGACTCGGAAGATGACGACGATGAGAATCCACGGATCCAGCGGGATGATGATGAAGAGGCGGTGGAAGATGAGCTCCTGGACGAGGATGAGGATGGTATGAACGTTGGATTAGTACCGGATAAACCTTCCCCTCCGGAAAAAACAATCGAGGACATGGAATTTGAGAAGGAATTTGAACGGATGGCAACCGAAAGTTTCCTAGAGCGATTGAAGGAACCGGTGAAGTTGAATACAAAAGACATTCCCATTCCGATGACTATGAGAAGCAGTGGAACGAAGAAAACGTATGAACAGTTGCAG GAAAACCAAGAAAAAGTCGATACGGTTCCGTTTATGCTGATGGTTCGCGGTAAGGGTAAACAGCAGCAATACAAATCCTTTGAAGCTCCCTCTGACAGCCAGCTGGCCATTTACCTCAAAGATCAGGAGCAAAAAATCAAGGAAGAACACGATAGTGTTAAGCGTCTGACGCTAAACATCACCGAGCGGTTGGAGGAGGAGGACTACCAGGAATCCTTGCTACAGAGCCAACGTCCTCCGGCAAGCAATAAGGTAAGACTTCAAAAGCCTCCTAAATTCAAACACCCCAAGGGCGCACCGGATGTGGATGCGATCTTCCATTAG
- the LOC129717502 gene encoding tektin-3-like isoform X2: MAYEVQPWSSTTHATHNMEQISGPPARTGTCYQTPRSHPWRPTMGYEAVQVTPLHEQPVTNVLVASSYSPSAMCSDPVTFPNLVTGFERNPQHAARAALYTRYTPNEWTTSNVTTYADADKNRNYAEKVRSEAVRLMRETDEKTSQGQRDAARRLGERITDITFWRNELSTELEKLIAESAQLTDTKRNVQKALQDLEPPLHIAQECLYHREGRKSIELVHDHVEKSLLVEVDNLRSCQEKLSQLLTRITKQLADCRAAQHSLEDDISHKESALGIDSLCHQLNNYSRGINYYGGIEKYDPTVSTPGTWSGSSSTRINNSHSERAKSCQLRSDAESLINAVATSVWDCWSNTNNAFNNRSSEMLEAKSKMQLHLHKTQQEIFDVEKHIELLRKAINDKSNPMKVAQTRLEARAHRPGIEMCRDNAHLRLVEEVCHIQDSVSTLHRKLQEAEAQHQQLLKTKSQLENNLKQKVDALFIDREKCMGLRRSFPVNNTIKY, encoded by the exons CCGTGGAGTTCAACAACTCACGCCACCCACAACATGGAGCAAATTTCCGGTCCTCCGGCGCGAACCGGAACCTGCTATCAAACGCCGCGCTCCCATCCGTGGCGTCCAACAATGGGTTACGAGGCGGTACAGGTTACTCCGCTGCACGAGCAACCCGTCACAAATGTCCTCGTAGCTTCTTCCTACTCTCCGTCGGCCATGTGCTCAGATCCAGTCACATTTCCAAATCTTGTGACCGGCTTCGAACGTAACCCACAGCATGCTGCCCGTGCTGCTCTCTACACCCGCTACACACCGAACGAGTGGACGACCTCGAACGTTACCACCTACGCCGATGCGGACAAAAATCGCAACTACGCCGAAAAAGTTCGCTCGGAAGCGGTTCGACTTATGCGCGAAACGGACGAAAAAACCTCTCAAGGTCAACGAGATGCAGCcagacgattgggcgaacgaaTAACCGACATAACATTCTGGAGAAATGAACTATCGACCGAGCTGGAGAAATTGATTGCCGAATCTGCCCAGCTCACGGATACGAAACGAAATGTTCAAAAAGCATTGCAAGATTTGGAACCGCCACTGCATATTGCCCAAGAATGTTTATACCATCGCGAGGGACGCAAAAGCATCGAATTAGTTCACGATCATGTCGAAAAGAGTTTGCTAGTTGAAGTGGATAACCTGCGATCCTGCCAGGAGAAGCTATCTCAGTTGCTAACTCGCATTACCAAACAGTTGGCCGATTGTCGGGCAGCTCAGCACTCACTGGAGGACGATATAAGCCACAAGGAATCGGCACTAGGCATCGATTCATTATGCCATCAG CTGAACAACTACAGCCGCGGGATTAATTACTACGGTGGTATTGAAAAATATGATCCGACTGTTAGCACGCCCGGCACGTGGTCCGGTTCGAGCAGCACTCGCATTAACAA CTCCCACTCGGAACGGGCCAAATCCTGCCAGCTGCGGAGTGATGCCGAATCGCTGATCAATGCGGTTGCCACATCCGTTTGGGACTGCTGGAGCAATACCAACAACGCGTTCAACAACCGCTCGTCCGAAATGCTGGAGGCAAAGAGCAAAATGCAGCTGCATTTACACAAG ACCCAGCAGGAAATCTTCGACGTCGAGAAACACATCGAGTTGCTGCGCAAAGCAAtaaacgacaaatccaacccGATGAAGGTAGCCCAGACTCGATTGGAAGCTCGCGCACATCGTCCCGGCATCGAGATGTGCCG TGACAATGCCCACCTTCGCCTGGTGGAGGAAGTCTGCCACATCCAGGATTCAGTCTCCACGTTACATCGAAAACTGCAGGAAGCGGAAGCGCAACACCAGCAACTGCTCAAAACAAAGTCCCAACTGGAGAACAACCTCAAGCAGAAGGTGGACGCTCTGTTTATCGACCGGGAAAAGTGCATGGGATTGCGCCGCTCGTTTCCGGTCAACAACACGATCAAATATTAA
- the LOC129717502 gene encoding tektin-3-like isoform X3: MEQISGPPARTGTCYQTPRSHPWRPTMGYEAVQVTPLHEQPVTNVLVASSYSPSAMCSDPVTFPNLVTGFERNPQHAARAALYTRYTPNEWTTSNVTTYADADKNRNYAEKVRSEAVRLMRETDEKTSQGQRDAARRLGERITDITFWRNELSTELEKLIAESAQLTDTKRNVQKALQDLEPPLHIAQECLYHREGRKSIELVHDHVEKSLLVEVDNLRSCQEKLSQLLTRITKQLADCRAAQHSLEDDISHKESALGIDSLCHQLNNYSRGINYYGGIEKYDPTVSTPGTWSGSSSTRINNSHSERAKSCQLRSDAESLINAVATSVWDCWSNTNNAFNNRSSEMLEAKSKMQLHLHKTQQEIFDVEKHIELLRKAINDKSNPMKVAQTRLEARAHRPGIEMCRDNAHLRLVEEVCHIQDSVSTLHRKLQEAEAQHQQLLKTKSQLENNLKQKVDALFIDREKCMGLRRSFPVNNTIKY, from the exons ATGGAGCAAATTTCCGGTCCTCCGGCGCGAACCGGAACCTGCTATCAAACGCCGCGCTCCCATCCGTGGCGTCCAACAATGGGTTACGAGGCGGTACAGGTTACTCCGCTGCACGAGCAACCCGTCACAAATGTCCTCGTAGCTTCTTCCTACTCTCCGTCGGCCATGTGCTCAGATCCAGTCACATTTCCAAATCTTGTGACCGGCTTCGAACGTAACCCACAGCATGCTGCCCGTGCTGCTCTCTACACCCGCTACACACCGAACGAGTGGACGACCTCGAACGTTACCACCTACGCCGATGCGGACAAAAATCGCAACTACGCCGAAAAAGTTCGCTCGGAAGCGGTTCGACTTATGCGCGAAACGGACGAAAAAACCTCTCAAGGTCAACGAGATGCAGCcagacgattgggcgaacgaaTAACCGACATAACATTCTGGAGAAATGAACTATCGACCGAGCTGGAGAAATTGATTGCCGAATCTGCCCAGCTCACGGATACGAAACGAAATGTTCAAAAAGCATTGCAAGATTTGGAACCGCCACTGCATATTGCCCAAGAATGTTTATACCATCGCGAGGGACGCAAAAGCATCGAATTAGTTCACGATCATGTCGAAAAGAGTTTGCTAGTTGAAGTGGATAACCTGCGATCCTGCCAGGAGAAGCTATCTCAGTTGCTAACTCGCATTACCAAACAGTTGGCCGATTGTCGGGCAGCTCAGCACTCACTGGAGGACGATATAAGCCACAAGGAATCGGCACTAGGCATCGATTCATTATGCCATCAG CTGAACAACTACAGCCGCGGGATTAATTACTACGGTGGTATTGAAAAATATGATCCGACTGTTAGCACGCCCGGCACGTGGTCCGGTTCGAGCAGCACTCGCATTAACAA CTCCCACTCGGAACGGGCCAAATCCTGCCAGCTGCGGAGTGATGCCGAATCGCTGATCAATGCGGTTGCCACATCCGTTTGGGACTGCTGGAGCAATACCAACAACGCGTTCAACAACCGCTCGTCCGAAATGCTGGAGGCAAAGAGCAAAATGCAGCTGCATTTACACAAG ACCCAGCAGGAAATCTTCGACGTCGAGAAACACATCGAGTTGCTGCGCAAAGCAAtaaacgacaaatccaacccGATGAAGGTAGCCCAGACTCGATTGGAAGCTCGCGCACATCGTCCCGGCATCGAGATGTGCCG TGACAATGCCCACCTTCGCCTGGTGGAGGAAGTCTGCCACATCCAGGATTCAGTCTCCACGTTACATCGAAAACTGCAGGAAGCGGAAGCGCAACACCAGCAACTGCTCAAAACAAAGTCCCAACTGGAGAACAACCTCAAGCAGAAGGTGGACGCTCTGTTTATCGACCGGGAAAAGTGCATGGGATTGCGCCGCTCGTTTCCGGTCAACAACACGATCAAATATTAA